In the Desulfomicrobium escambiense DSM 10707 genome, one interval contains:
- a CDS encoding 4Fe-4S binding protein — protein sequence MITISTSSVRQRVIQSAFLVLCLHTGWQFHRFMLWATAASDAFAPRPASVEAFLPIAALMGLRRLLATGTWDMVHPAGLVIFLAALATAVLLRKGFCGYVCPVGLISGMLNALGRRLSLSRVPGLWVSRLLAAPKYLALGFFIYTVFIGMDMQALEQFATSPYNFVADARMLRFFQSPSRTTLMILAALLVLGVGLRSFWCRYLCPYGALLGLLSWASPMRIHRDSASCVNCGRCTGACPGCIRVQDLERVLSPECLGCMRCQEACPVAGCITMRAAGRTVPAWAVGVGSVAVMLGAWLLALAAGRWEQAVPLPMLQRFYQMFLE from the coding sequence ATGATCACCATCTCGACATCATCCGTCCGTCAGCGGGTCATCCAATCCGCATTTCTCGTCCTCTGCCTGCACACGGGCTGGCAGTTTCACCGCTTCATGCTCTGGGCCACGGCCGCAAGCGACGCCTTCGCCCCCCGCCCGGCCTCGGTGGAGGCCTTCCTGCCCATCGCGGCCCTGATGGGCCTGCGCCGCCTCCTGGCCACCGGGACCTGGGACATGGTCCACCCGGCCGGCCTGGTCATCTTCCTGGCCGCCTTGGCCACGGCGGTTCTCCTGCGCAAGGGCTTCTGCGGCTATGTCTGCCCCGTGGGCCTCATTTCGGGGATGCTCAACGCCCTGGGCCGACGGCTGTCCCTGTCGCGCGTGCCGGGCCTGTGGGTCTCCAGGCTGCTGGCCGCGCCCAAGTATCTGGCCCTGGGCTTCTTCATCTACACCGTCTTCATCGGCATGGACATGCAGGCCCTCGAACAGTTCGCGACATCGCCCTACAACTTCGTGGCCGACGCCCGCATGCTGCGCTTCTTCCAGAGCCCGTCCCGCACGACCCTCATGATCCTGGCCGCGCTGCTCGTACTCGGCGTCGGGCTGCGCAGCTTCTGGTGCCGGTATCTCTGCCCCTACGGCGCTCTGCTGGGTCTGCTGAGCTGGGCCAGCCCCATGCGCATCCACCGCGACAGCGCGTCCTGCGTGAACTGCGGCCGGTGCACCGGGGCCTGCCCCGGCTGCATCCGCGTGCAGGACCTGGAGCGGGTGCTCTCCCCGGAGTGTCTGGGCTGCATGCGCTGCCAGGAAGCGTGCCCCGTGGCCGGCTGCATCACCATGCGCGCCGCGGGCCGGACCGTCCCGGCCTGGGCCGTCGGCGTCGGCAGCGTGGCCGTCATGCTCGGCGCGTGGCTGCTGGCCCTGGCCGCCGGACGCTGGGAGCAGGCCGTGCCCCTGCCCATGCTGCAGCGGTTCTATCAGATGTTTCTGGAGTAG
- a CDS encoding glycosyltransferase — MKVWWRLSDYISHRRAGEAYVRCLETAGFEPARGPEDADLAVVHEDPLFWPRIFRACPILSEMPVAGYAVWEGGTLPEVYRQGLSLVREVWTASTFSADALAQGHPCVKVLPHVVEVVEPAAQDLRWAAERLGAGRYFFSIVDALNPRKNLEALLRVFARVHAVVPDVRLVLKQYRKEVPLRGLSGVVSLGGDMTDGQIAALHRGALAYVAPHRGEAWGLGLSEAMSHGVPVLATGWSGNMEYMDEGNSVPLHYELEAVGGRMAGLLPHFTPDMLWARVDEGHLEREMLRLVRRGPDPAMCVRARAVAERFSPARVAAVLGVLLRGFYSRNI, encoded by the coding sequence ATGAAGGTCTGGTGGCGCCTTTCGGACTACATCAGCCACCGGCGCGCAGGCGAGGCGTACGTCCGCTGCCTGGAGACGGCGGGATTCGAGCCCGCGAGAGGGCCGGAAGATGCGGATCTGGCCGTGGTTCACGAGGACCCGTTGTTCTGGCCGCGCATATTCCGCGCATGTCCGATCCTGTCCGAAATGCCCGTGGCCGGGTATGCGGTATGGGAAGGGGGAACCCTGCCGGAGGTCTACCGGCAGGGGCTTTCGCTGGTGCGGGAGGTGTGGACGGCGTCGACGTTTTCGGCCGATGCCCTGGCCCAGGGGCATCCGTGCGTGAAGGTCCTGCCGCACGTGGTCGAAGTTGTCGAACCGGCCGCGCAGGATCTGCGCTGGGCAGCGGAACGCCTCGGGGCGGGGCGCTACTTCTTTTCCATCGTGGACGCGCTCAATCCGCGCAAGAATCTGGAAGCCCTGCTGCGGGTCTTCGCCCGAGTGCATGCCGTGGTTCCGGATGTCCGGCTGGTCCTCAAGCAATACCGCAAGGAGGTTCCTCTGCGGGGGCTCTCGGGTGTGGTCAGCCTGGGCGGGGACATGACGGACGGGCAGATTGCGGCCCTGCACCGGGGGGCCCTGGCCTATGTCGCCCCGCACCGGGGCGAGGCCTGGGGCTTGGGACTGAGCGAGGCCATGAGCCATGGCGTGCCTGTCCTGGCTACGGGCTGGTCGGGCAACATGGAGTACATGGACGAAGGCAACTCCGTGCCCCTGCACTACGAACTTGAAGCGGTGGGCGGCCGCATGGCCGGTTTGCTGCCGCACTTCACCCCGGACATGCTCTGGGCCCGGGTCGACGAGGGACACCTGGAGCGCGAGATGCTGCGCCTGGTGCGGCGCGGTCCCGACCCGGCCATGTGCGTCCGGGCCCGGGCCGTGGCCGAACGCTTTTCCCCGGCCCGTGTGGCCGCAGTCCTGGGCGTCCTGCTCCGGGGCTTCTACTCCAGAAACATCTGA
- a CDS encoding methyltransferase family protein, producing MKLALLALGWACWGALHSLLISPGWMRLVSARLPRLCPWYRLAYNGLAVLTLLPLLLFKNSLAGEPLLAWNGPLAVVRFGLLGAALWLFWAGARVYDLKVVGGLAQLRSACSFAGSPYAEELRTAGILARVRHPWYGGALLLLWTRTGAFDAAELVTSLVLTGYVLIGARLEERKLVHVHGQAYLDYQRSTPMFFPWPRSGRAAR from the coding sequence GTGAAGCTCGCGCTGCTGGCCCTGGGCTGGGCATGCTGGGGGGCGCTGCACAGCCTGCTCATAAGCCCGGGCTGGATGCGCCTCGTCTCGGCCCGTCTCCCCCGGCTGTGCCCCTGGTACCGGCTGGCCTACAACGGCCTGGCCGTGCTGACCCTCCTGCCTCTTCTCCTCTTCAAGAATTCCCTGGCCGGGGAGCCGCTTCTCGCCTGGAACGGCCCCCTGGCGGTGGTCCGCTTCGGCCTGCTCGGGGCGGCCCTGTGGCTGTTCTGGGCCGGGGCCCGGGTGTACGACCTGAAGGTCGTCGGCGGCCTGGCGCAGCTGCGCTCGGCCTGTTCCTTCGCGGGCAGCCCCTATGCCGAAGAGCTGCGCACCGCAGGCATCCTGGCGCGGGTCCGCCATCCCTGGTACGGCGGTGCGCTTCTGCTGCTCTGGACCCGCACGGGGGCCTTCGACGCGGCGGAACTGGTCACCAGCCTGGTGCTGACGGGCTACGTGCTGATCGGCGCGCGGCTTGAGGAGCGCAAGCTCGTGCACGTCCACGGCCAGGCCTACCTGGACTACCAGCGGTCGACGCCCATGTTCTTCCCGTGGCCGCGGAGCGGCAGGGCTGCGCGATGA
- a CDS encoding efflux RND transporter permease subunit — protein sequence MKFTDIFIRRPVLALVVNLLIVIAGLQAVFTLTVRQYPRSDNAMVTVTTTYVGASAELVRGFITTPLERAIAAADGIDYIQSQSTQNLSTINVRLKLNYDPIKALSEISAKVDQVRGDLPPDAEVPILNVESADSQFASAYLSFSSTDLEQNQITDYLMRVVQPRLSTLNGVQRADILGARTFAMRIWLKPDRMAALNVSPAAVRQALAANNYLSALGQTKGELVQINLTADTDLRSADEFRQLAIRSENGAVIRLGDIADVALGAEDYGSEVRFTGKTAVFIGVWPLPNANSIDVIRLVRAEMESIQESLPSGMEGRVAYDATEYINSAIHEVLKTLGDTLIIVVIIIFLFMGSFRAVAIPVIAIPLSLIGAVFLMQAFGFTVNLLTLLAVVLSVGLVVDDAIVVVENVERHLSQGESPLNAAILGARELIGPLIAMTITLAAVYAPIGLQGGLTGSLFREFAFTLAGAVTISGIVALTLSPVMSAKLLRPGMEEHGLAGRIARDFGKLRRFYGRLLDGTLNARPAVYVIWIVISVLSVPMFTMSATELSPTEDQGVIFGILDASADSTLDQTSAYAAAANRVFLSTPEAKFTFQVTFPSSGFSGLVVAPWEQRDRTAAEILPEVQAGLAAIPGIQMFPVTPPALPGGGDFPVEFVLASTAPQEEILDFARQLQMKAMQSGMFAFPPLIDVKIDQPQAELVVDRDKVAAMGLNLASVGGDIGAMLGGNFVNRFNIDGRSYKVIPQVQRIDRLTPDQLGNIHVTGPNGELVPLSAVATIKESTVARSLNRFQQLNAVKISGVAVRPLDEALRFLEDEAAGILPQGYVIDYTGDSRQLRTEGNKFLTAFGLAVVLIFLVLAAQFNSFRDPFVILAGSVPLAVFGALIFTFLKMPDPNVAFWTAGWTTTMNIYSQVGLVTLVGLVSKNGILIVEFANQLQKLGRSKREAVHEAAMTRLRPILMTTGATIAGHFPLTLVTGAGAAARNSIGLVLVGGIAIGTLFTLFIIPSIYMLVARDHSHDRENDEIGRDVKGGESLVG from the coding sequence ATGAAATTCACCGACATATTCATCCGCCGCCCCGTCCTGGCCCTGGTCGTCAACCTGCTGATCGTCATCGCCGGGCTGCAGGCCGTATTTACCCTCACGGTCCGTCAGTATCCGCGCAGCGACAACGCCATGGTCACCGTGACCACGACCTACGTCGGCGCCAGCGCGGAGCTGGTGCGCGGGTTCATCACCACGCCCCTGGAACGGGCCATCGCCGCGGCCGACGGAATCGACTACATCCAGTCCCAGAGCACCCAGAACCTCTCGACCATCAACGTCCGGCTGAAGCTCAACTACGACCCCATCAAGGCCCTGTCCGAGATCAGCGCCAAGGTCGACCAGGTCCGCGGCGACCTGCCGCCCGACGCCGAAGTGCCCATCCTGAACGTGGAATCGGCCGACAGCCAGTTCGCCTCGGCCTACCTGAGCTTCTCCTCCACCGACCTGGAGCAGAACCAGATCACGGACTACCTCATGCGCGTGGTCCAGCCGCGCCTGTCGACCCTGAACGGCGTGCAGCGCGCCGACATTCTGGGCGCGCGGACCTTCGCCATGCGCATCTGGCTCAAGCCCGACCGCATGGCCGCCCTGAACGTCAGCCCCGCCGCCGTTCGCCAGGCCCTGGCAGCCAACAACTACCTCTCGGCCCTGGGTCAGACCAAGGGCGAGCTGGTGCAGATCAACCTCACGGCCGATACGGACCTGCGCTCGGCCGACGAGTTCAGGCAGCTGGCCATCCGCTCGGAGAACGGGGCCGTCATCCGGCTGGGCGACATCGCCGACGTGGCTCTGGGCGCCGAGGACTACGGCTCGGAGGTGCGCTTCACGGGCAAGACGGCGGTCTTCATCGGCGTCTGGCCCCTGCCCAACGCCAACTCCATCGACGTCATCCGGCTCGTGCGCGCCGAGATGGAGTCCATTCAGGAGTCCCTGCCCTCGGGCATGGAGGGGCGGGTGGCCTACGACGCCACGGAGTACATCAACAGCGCCATCCACGAGGTCCTGAAGACCCTGGGCGACACGCTCATCATCGTCGTCATCATCATCTTTCTCTTCATGGGTTCCTTCAGGGCCGTGGCCATCCCGGTCATCGCCATTCCCCTGTCGCTCATCGGCGCGGTTTTCCTGATGCAGGCCTTCGGGTTCACCGTGAATCTGCTGACGCTTTTGGCCGTGGTCCTGTCCGTGGGGCTCGTGGTCGACGACGCCATCGTCGTGGTCGAAAACGTGGAGCGGCACCTGTCCCAGGGCGAGTCGCCTCTGAACGCGGCCATCCTCGGCGCCCGCGAGCTGATCGGCCCGCTTATCGCCATGACCATCACCCTGGCCGCGGTCTACGCGCCCATCGGCCTGCAGGGCGGTCTGACGGGCTCCCTGTTCCGCGAGTTCGCCTTCACCCTGGCCGGGGCCGTGACCATCTCCGGCATCGTGGCCCTGACCCTGTCGCCTGTCATGTCCGCCAAGCTCCTCAGGCCGGGCATGGAGGAGCACGGGCTGGCCGGGCGCATTGCCCGCGATTTCGGCAAGCTGCGTCGCTTCTACGGGCGACTCCTGGATGGCACTCTCAACGCCCGGCCGGCGGTGTACGTGATCTGGATCGTCATCAGCGTCCTGTCCGTGCCCATGTTCACCATGTCCGCCACGGAGCTGTCCCCGACCGAGGACCAGGGCGTCATCTTCGGCATTCTCGATGCCTCGGCCGATTCCACCCTGGACCAGACGAGCGCCTACGCCGCGGCTGCAAACCGGGTCTTCCTGAGCACGCCCGAGGCGAAGTTCACCTTCCAAGTCACGTTCCCGTCCAGCGGCTTCAGTGGTCTGGTCGTCGCCCCCTGGGAACAGCGCGACCGCACCGCGGCTGAGATCCTGCCCGAGGTGCAGGCCGGCCTGGCCGCCATCCCGGGCATCCAGATGTTCCCGGTCACCCCGCCGGCCCTGCCCGGCGGCGGCGACTTCCCGGTGGAGTTTGTCCTGGCCTCGACGGCGCCGCAGGAGGAGATTCTCGACTTCGCCCGGCAGCTTCAGATGAAGGCCATGCAGAGCGGCATGTTCGCCTTCCCGCCGCTCATCGACGTCAAGATCGACCAGCCCCAAGCCGAACTGGTCGTGGACCGCGACAAGGTCGCGGCCATGGGCCTGAACCTGGCTTCCGTGGGCGGCGACATCGGTGCCATGCTGGGCGGCAACTTCGTCAACCGCTTCAACATCGACGGCCGCAGCTACAAGGTCATCCCCCAGGTGCAGCGCATCGACCGGCTGACCCCAGACCAGTTGGGCAACATCCATGTGACCGGCCCGAACGGCGAACTCGTGCCCCTGTCCGCCGTGGCGACCATCAAGGAATCCACCGTGGCCCGCTCCCTGAACCGCTTCCAGCAGCTCAACGCGGTCAAGATCAGCGGCGTGGCCGTGCGGCCCCTGGACGAGGCCCTGCGTTTTCTGGAGGACGAGGCCGCCGGCATCCTTCCCCAGGGCTACGTCATCGACTACACCGGCGACTCCCGCCAGCTGCGGACCGAGGGCAACAAGTTCCTGACGGCCTTCGGCCTGGCCGTGGTGCTGATCTTCCTGGTCCTGGCGGCGCAGTTCAACAGCTTCCGCGATCCCTTCGTCATTCTGGCCGGATCCGTGCCCCTGGCCGTGTTCGGGGCGCTGATCTTCACCTTCCTGAAGATGCCTGACCCGAACGTGGCCTTCTGGACCGCCGGCTGGACCACGACCATGAACATCTATTCGCAGGTCGGCCTGGTGACTCTGGTGGGGCTGGTTTCCAAGAACGGCATCCTCATCGTCGAGTTCGCCAACCAGTTGCAGAAGCTCGGGCGTTCCAAGCGCGAGGCAGTGCACGAGGCGGCCATGACCCGCCTGCGGCCCATTCTCATGACCACCGGCGCGACCATAGCCGGCCACTTCCCCCTGACCCTGGTCACGGGCGCGGGGGCCGCGGCGCGCAACTCCATCGGCCTGGTCTTGGTCGGCGGCATCGCCATAGGCACGCTGTTCACCCTGTTCATCATCCCGTCCATCTACATGCTCGTGGCCCGCGACCATTCCCACGACCGCGAGAATGACGAGATCGGCCGTGACGTCAAGGGCGGGGAATCCCTGGTGGGGTGA
- a CDS encoding efflux RND transporter periplasmic adaptor subunit, with amino-acid sequence MIRKILLALLLVAAVAGGLAGIKALQIKKMIDQGKSMVMPPAVVSAVNATSASWETVLTAVGSVTAVQGVTLTAEIPGKVVRILFDSGDRVSAGDALVQLDVSQEAAQLRALEASENLARVNLKRMESLLAQRTTAKAEYDTALATHRQLLAEMDALRAVIAKKTIRAPFAGTLGIRQVNLGQILGDSDVIASLQHLDTVHVEFVLPQQQVAQVHPGVTVRVTSDAVPGKTLEGRLTAIEPLADSSTRTVRMQAVLGNPGQALRPGMFVNVGVALPDERVVTTVPVTAVLSAAYGASVFLVEAAEGNGSEGLKLRQQFVTLGERRGDFVAVTKGIEPGQTVVSTGVFKYRNGQPVVVDNTLAPEFKTAPTPENS; translated from the coding sequence ATGATCAGAAAAATTCTCCTCGCCCTTCTCCTTGTCGCAGCCGTGGCCGGCGGGCTTGCCGGCATCAAGGCCCTGCAGATCAAAAAAATGATCGACCAGGGCAAGTCCATGGTCATGCCTCCCGCAGTGGTCTCGGCCGTCAACGCCACGTCGGCTTCGTGGGAGACGGTGCTGACCGCCGTCGGGTCGGTCACGGCAGTGCAGGGTGTGACCCTGACCGCCGAGATTCCGGGCAAGGTCGTGCGCATTCTCTTCGACTCGGGCGACCGCGTGTCTGCCGGGGACGCCCTGGTGCAGCTGGACGTGTCGCAGGAGGCTGCGCAGCTGCGCGCCCTCGAGGCCAGCGAGAACCTGGCCCGCGTCAACCTGAAGCGCATGGAATCCCTGTTGGCCCAACGCACCACGGCCAAGGCCGAGTACGACACCGCCCTGGCTACGCACCGGCAGCTCCTGGCCGAGATGGACGCCCTGCGGGCCGTCATCGCCAAGAAGACCATTCGCGCCCCCTTTGCCGGGACCCTGGGCATCCGCCAGGTCAACCTCGGTCAGATCCTGGGCGACAGCGACGTCATCGCCAGCCTGCAGCACCTCGACACCGTGCACGTCGAGTTCGTGCTGCCTCAGCAGCAGGTCGCGCAGGTGCACCCCGGCGTCACGGTCCGCGTGACCTCCGACGCCGTGCCCGGCAAAACCCTGGAAGGGCGGCTCACGGCCATCGAGCCCCTGGCCGACAGCTCCACGCGCACGGTGCGCATGCAGGCGGTGCTGGGCAATCCCGGCCAGGCCTTGCGGCCGGGCATGTTCGTCAATGTCGGAGTGGCCCTGCCCGATGAGCGCGTCGTGACCACCGTTCCCGTCACCGCCGTGCTTTCTGCGGCCTACGGGGCCTCGGTCTTCCTGGTCGAGGCGGCCGAGGGCAACGGCAGCGAAGGCCTGAAACTGCGCCAGCAGTTCGTGACCCTCGGCGAGCGGCGCGGCGATTTCGTGGCCGTGACCAAGGGGATCGAGCCCGGCCAGACCGTGGTCAGCACGGGCGTCTTCAAGTACCGCAACGGGCAGCCCGTGGTCGTGGACAACACCCTGGCCCCGGAATTCAAGACCGCGCCGACCCCGGAAAACTCCTGA
- a CDS encoding lipocalin family protein gives MKKLVALLALLVGGCVTLPENVRPVSDFRLERYLGTWYEIARLDHPFERGLSHVTAQYSLREDGGVRVVNRGYSARDEKWKQAEGRAYFVDDPQTGFLKVSFFGPFYGSYVVFELDYANYAYAVVSGPDTSYLWILAREPFMDETLRKELVAKAAERGFKTEGLIFVEHE, from the coding sequence ATGAAAAAACTCGTCGCTTTGCTCGCCCTGCTGGTCGGCGGCTGCGTCACCCTGCCCGAGAACGTGCGCCCCGTCAGCGACTTCCGCCTGGAGCGCTATCTCGGCACCTGGTACGAAATCGCCAGGCTGGACCACCCCTTCGAACGCGGCCTGAGCCATGTCACGGCGCAGTACAGCCTGCGCGAAGACGGCGGCGTGCGCGTCGTCAACCGCGGTTATTCCGCCAGGGACGAAAAATGGAAACAGGCCGAGGGCCGGGCCTATTTCGTAGACGACCCGCAGACGGGATTCCTCAAGGTCTCCTTTTTCGGCCCATTTTACGGCTCCTATGTGGTCTTCGAACTCGACTACGCAAACTACGCCTATGCCGTGGTCAGCGGGCCGGACACATCCTACCTCTGGATTCTGGCGCGCGAGCCGTTCATGGACGAGACCCTGAGGAAGGAACTCGTGGCCAAGGCCGCTGAGCGCGGCTTCAAGACGGAAGGGCTCATCTTCGTCGAACACGAATGA